A region from the Aliarcobacter thereius LMG 24486 genome encodes:
- a CDS encoding polyprenyl synthetase family protein — MEKLQEKFEEYLINNLPKSNSFHPYFEESLGYMLKAGGKRFRPMLLLAIVNSKKPLLLQNSMSVALAVEFLHTYSLIHDDLPSMDNSDLRRGFETLHKRYDEVTAILVGDALNTQSFNLIANASLHNDIKVDLIKLLSSDGGIDGMIIGQAIDCFFEKQKISLERLEFLHTHKTAKLIATSLKMGATIVELDEKTKEELYDFGLDIGLLFQIQDDIIDELASSEEVGKTTQNDTFKNSFVNLLGLEESIKSADKLAQKCIEKLASFDEDLKISLENLLLNYINRHKKYNS, encoded by the coding sequence ATGGAAAAATTACAAGAAAAATTTGAAGAGTATTTAATAAATAATCTTCCAAAAAGTAACTCTTTTCATCCATATTTTGAAGAATCTTTGGGATATATGTTAAAAGCTGGTGGAAAAAGATTTAGACCAATGCTTCTTTTGGCAATTGTAAACTCAAAAAAGCCACTTTTACTACAAAATAGTATGAGTGTTGCTTTAGCTGTTGAATTTTTACATACATACTCTCTTATACATGATGATTTACCTTCTATGGATAATTCAGATTTAAGAAGAGGTTTTGAAACTTTACATAAAAGATATGATGAGGTTACAGCAATTTTGGTTGGTGATGCTTTAAATACTCAAAGTTTTAATCTAATAGCAAATGCTTCACTTCATAATGATATAAAAGTTGATTTGATTAAACTTTTATCAAGTGATGGTGGAATTGATGGAATGATAATTGGTCAAGCAATAGATTGTTTTTTTGAGAAACAAAAAATAAGCTTGGAAAGATTGGAATTTTTACATACTCATAAAACAGCAAAACTAATTGCAACAAGTTTAAAAATGGGTGCAACAATAGTTGAACTTGATGAAAAAACAAAAGAAGAACTTTATGATTTTGGGCTTGATATAGGGCTACTTTTTCAAATCCAAGATGATATTATTGATGAGTTGGCTTCTAGCGAAGAAGTTGGAAAAACAACACAAAATGATACTTTCAAAAACTCTTTTGTAAATCTTTTAGGACTTGAAGAGAGTATTAAAAGTGCAGATAAACTTGCACAAAAATGTATAGAAAAACTTGCTAGTTTTGATGAAGATTTAAAAATATCTCTAGAAAATCTACTTTTAAACTATATAAATAGACATAAAAAATATAACTCTTAG
- a CDS encoding YbaB/EbfC family nucleoid-associated protein yields the protein MFDGIDLKNLNLGDMINKFQDMAKEQESKNSADIFTAKAGGGMVEISINGNSEVVDLKIDDSLLEDKDSLQILLISCMNDIIKQSEENKKRMAMNLMGNLGNFGQK from the coding sequence ATGTTTGATGGAATTGATTTAAAAAATTTAAATCTTGGTGATATGATAAATAAATTTCAAGATATGGCAAAAGAGCAAGAGAGTAAAAATTCTGCTGATATTTTCACTGCAAAAGCTGGTGGAGGAATGGTAGAGATTTCTATAAATGGAAACTCTGAAGTTGTTGATTTGAAAATAGATGATTCACTTCTAGAAGATAAAGATTCACTACAAATACTTTTAATCTCTTGTATGAATGATATTATAAAACAAAGTGAAGAGAATAAAAAAAGAATGGCTATGAATCTTATGGGAAATTTAGGTAACTTTGGACAAAAATAA
- the panD gene encoding aspartate 1-decarboxylase: protein MTFEMLYSKIHRATVSDANLNYVGSITIDEELMNASNLRVGQKVDIVNINNGERFQTYVIKGKFGQKDMCLNGAAARKVSVGDKIIVIAYATYSEEELKSYKPTVVLVDDKNNIELITNELVGSKNV, encoded by the coding sequence ATGACATTTGAGATGTTATATAGCAAAATTCACAGAGCAACAGTTAGTGATGCAAATTTAAATTATGTTGGTTCTATTACTATTGATGAAGAACTTATGAATGCTTCAAATCTAAGAGTTGGGCAAAAAGTTGATATTGTAAATATTAATAATGGAGAGAGATTCCAAACTTATGTAATAAAAGGTAAATTTGGACAAAAAGATATGTGTTTAAATGGTGCAGCTGCAAGAAAAGTATCAGTTGGAGATAAAATAATTGTTATTGCTTATGCTACATATAGTGAAGAAGAGTTAAAAAGCTATAAACCAACAGTTGTTTTAGTTGATGATAAAAACAATATTGAGTTAATTACAAATGAATTAGTAGGAAGCAAAAATGTTTGA
- a CDS encoding peptidylprolyl isomerase, which yields MKKIIFLLIALFSFAIAKDPIAIFNTNLGEFKVELKPSLAPKAVENFIALSKKDYYNGTIFHRVIKGFMIQGGDPTGTGAGGESIWGENFEDEFSPNAIFDKPYILAMANRGKNTNGSQFFVTTVPTYWLNGNHSIFGYVIDGFETVKKIEAVKTAGRYGADKPLSDVVINNIKIEE from the coding sequence GTGAAAAAGATTATTTTTCTACTAATTGCTCTTTTCTCTTTTGCTATTGCAAAAGATCCAATTGCAATTTTTAATACAAATTTAGGTGAATTTAAAGTTGAATTAAAACCATCTTTAGCTCCAAAAGCAGTTGAGAACTTTATAGCTCTTTCAAAAAAAGATTACTACAATGGAACTATTTTTCATAGAGTTATAAAAGGATTTATGATTCAAGGTGGAGACCCAACAGGAACAGGTGCTGGAGGAGAATCAATTTGGGGTGAAAATTTTGAAGATGAATTTTCTCCAAATGCCATTTTTGATAAACCTTATATTTTAGCTATGGCAAATAGAGGAAAAAATACAAATGGTAGTCAATTTTTTGTAACAACTGTTCCTACATACTGGTTAAATGGAAATCACTCTATTTTTGGTTATGTTATTGATGGTTTTGAAACTGTGAAAAAAATTGAAGCTGTGAAAACTGCTGGAAGATATGGTGCAGATAAACCTCTTTCTGATGTAGTTATAAATAATATTAAAATAGAAGAGTAA
- a CDS encoding chemotaxis protein CheW, with amino-acid sequence MEKSSRKNQSVNITEFMTFELGKMRYAIELPKIKEILTYPDNITILPNTSEWVKGLINSRGEVVPILDIRIKFNTGPAIYDENTSIITVITEDKRMIGIVVDLVDDVQKIDTNTLAPVAEMGSAIPAKYLKGYVRLNDNQMLVLMDIERVVHKDELED; translated from the coding sequence ATGGAAAAAAGCTCAAGAAAAAATCAAAGTGTAAATATCACAGAATTTATGACATTCGAACTGGGAAAGATGAGATATGCTATTGAGTTACCAAAAATTAAAGAGATATTAACATATCCAGATAATATTACTATTTTACCAAATACTTCTGAATGGGTAAAAGGTTTGATAAATTCAAGAGGAGAAGTTGTTCCTATTTTAGATATTAGAATAAAGTTTAACACAGGACCAGCTATTTATGATGAAAATACATCTATTATCACAGTTATAACTGAAGATAAAAGAATGATAGGAATAGTTGTAGATTTAGTTGATGATGTTCAAAAAATAGATACAAATACACTTGCACCAGTTGCAGAAATGGGTTCAGCTATACCTGCAAAATATTTAAAAGGTTATGTAAGATTAAATGATAATCAAATGTTAGTTTTGATGGATATTGAAAGAGTAGTTCATAAAGATGAATTAGAAGATTAA
- the xseA gene encoding exodeoxyribonuclease VII large subunit: MQTLSVTALNTQIKSLLETTFMQIQVVGEISNLVVHSSGHIYFSIKDENSTISCVMFKGNARYLKFQLENGQKVQVSANITVFVPRGNYQLLCTKIEPDGVGSLALAFEQLKIKLQAKGYFEQSIKKSLPKFPKKIAIVTSPTGAAIEDMKKVAANRWNLCELILIPTLVQGNGSEEDISRSIKFADSLNVDIIVVGRGGGSIEDLWAFNSEIVADAIFEAKTPIISAVGHEIDFLISDFVADIRAATPSNAIEIALPNKNDQLLAIDLYMQDLERSIKNIFQKKEDELINIKKIFSLNSIDSKINFIQNQIELIKDNFNRVILQKYQIFQNILDSLKQNYELNNPSKKDQTSFVQISKNNILIDLEKLEIDDTIELQTAKVKAIAKIISLSKQQV, encoded by the coding sequence ATGCAAACTCTTAGTGTTACAGCATTAAATACACAAATCAAATCTCTTCTTGAGACAACTTTTATGCAAATTCAAGTTGTAGGAGAGATTTCAAATTTAGTTGTTCATAGTTCTGGGCATATATATTTTTCAATAAAAGATGAAAACTCAACAATCTCTTGTGTTATGTTTAAAGGAAATGCAAGATATTTAAAATTCCAGCTTGAAAATGGACAAAAAGTTCAAGTAAGTGCAAATATAACAGTTTTTGTACCAAGAGGAAACTATCAATTACTTTGTACAAAAATAGAGCCAGATGGTGTGGGAAGTTTAGCTTTAGCATTTGAACAACTTAAAATAAAACTTCAAGCAAAAGGTTATTTTGAACAAAGTATTAAAAAATCTCTTCCTAAATTCCCAAAAAAAATAGCTATTGTTACAAGTCCAACAGGAGCTGCTATTGAAGATATGAAAAAAGTAGCAGCCAATAGATGGAATTTATGTGAATTAATTCTTATTCCAACTTTGGTTCAAGGAAATGGAAGTGAAGAAGATATTTCAAGAAGTATAAAATTTGCAGATAGTTTAAATGTTGATATTATAGTTGTAGGAAGAGGTGGTGGAAGTATTGAGGATTTGTGGGCATTTAATAGTGAAATAGTTGCAGATGCTATTTTTGAAGCAAAAACTCCAATAATATCAGCCGTTGGACATGAAATAGATTTTTTAATAAGTGATTTTGTAGCAGATATAAGAGCTGCAACTCCATCAAATGCTATTGAAATTGCACTTCCTAATAAAAATGACCAGCTTTTAGCAATAGATTTATATATGCAAGATTTAGAAAGAAGTATTAAAAATATTTTTCAGAAAAAAGAGGATGAATTAATAAATATCAAAAAGATATTTTCACTAAACTCAATTGATTCAAAAATTAATTTTATTCAAAATCAAATAGAGTTAATAAAAGATAACTTTAATAGAGTAATATTACAAAAATATCAGATATTTCAAAATATTTTGGATAGTCTCAAACAAAACTATGAATTAAATAATCCTAGTAAAAAAGATCAAACATCTTTTGTCCAAATTTCAAAAAATAATATTTTAATAGATTTAGAAAAGCTAGAGATTGATGATACAATAGAACTACAAACAGCCAAAGTAAAAGCTATTGCAAAAATTATTAGTTTAAGTAAACAACAAGTATAA
- the ubiE gene encoding bifunctional demethylmenaquinone methyltransferase/2-methoxy-6-polyprenyl-1,4-benzoquinol methylase UbiE has protein sequence MEKQEKIVSMFNNIAPTYDKANRVMSMGIDKSWRDKACNKTFELYNRKSIEKVVDVACGTGDMILFWKQNAKKRDIILENIVGIDPSVGMMEVGKTKLPEVEFIEAYATKMPLENDSSDILSISYGIRNVVQRQEAFYEFARVLKKGGLVVISEFTKNNKKSFLDKLTAFYMDNILPIIGGLISKNKEAYRYLPDSIDEFLTTENLCKELEIAGFEIVYTKAFSMKISTLIIAKKI, from the coding sequence TTGGAAAAACAAGAAAAAATAGTATCAATGTTTAATAACATTGCTCCAACTTATGATAAAGCAAATAGAGTAATGTCAATGGGAATAGATAAAAGTTGGAGAGATAAAGCTTGTAATAAAACTTTTGAATTATATAATAGAAAATCTATTGAGAAAGTAGTTGATGTTGCTTGTGGAACTGGAGATATGATTCTTTTTTGGAAACAAAATGCAAAGAAAAGAGATATTATTTTAGAAAATATTGTAGGAATAGATCCAAGTGTTGGAATGATGGAAGTTGGAAAAACAAAACTTCCAGAAGTTGAATTTATAGAAGCATATGCTACAAAAATGCCACTTGAAAATGATAGTTCAGATATTTTATCAATCTCATATGGAATTAGAAATGTAGTACAAAGACAAGAAGCTTTTTATGAGTTTGCAAGAGTTTTAAAAAAAGGTGGATTAGTTGTAATTAGTGAATTTACTAAAAACAATAAAAAATCTTTTCTGGATAAATTAACAGCATTTTATATGGATAATATTTTACCAATAATTGGTGGATTGATTTCAAAAAATAAAGAGGCTTATAGATATTTACCAGATTCTATTGATGAGTTTTTAACTACTGAGAATTTATGTAAAGAGTTGGAAATAGCTGGTTTTGAGATAGTTTATACAAAAGCTTTTTCTATGAAGATCTCAACACTGATAATTGCAAAAAAAATCTAA
- a CDS encoding tetrahydromethanopterin S-methyltransferase subunit B: protein MSEMSFKQAKELVERMEFSEISIKKSIDHLEKASNDFEISLKVQEEILNRIPYMDKKLTIMKVAVAINIGVIIGIFIGKYLL, encoded by the coding sequence ATGAGTGAAATGAGTTTCAAACAGGCTAAAGAGCTTGTTGAAAGAATGGAATTTAGTGAAATTTCAATAAAAAAGTCTATTGACCATTTAGAAAAAGCTTCAAATGATTTTGAAATAAGTTTAAAAGTTCAAGAAGAGATTTTAAATAGAATTCCATATATGGATAAAAAACTTACTATTATGAAAGTTGCAGTTGCAATTAATATTGGAGTTATTATAGGTATTTTTATAGGAAAATATCTTTTATAA
- a CDS encoding P-loop NTPase family protein, with product MIIIPQTKGGVGKSTVAMQVIAPYLYKKHGKKITYIEIDDENNDSKSFTRTEIVEKRMLGTNRINELDELILMDDNHEVIVDVGGNKTSALVLDEIKKVGSFGNVKWIIPLGDGELDGKNAIATMKKIRKIEKNPEENMIFALTRAISMEEDYYSEQFINFFGHKYLDSNSAICDFVKDPKYFPVQNDKIITMSRYLGSTVWEMAYNNTDFAKKAIEAKELGDLESARKYLFFRRIQTEAKDYVLNTLNKIFFNLDQWIEIKK from the coding sequence ATGATAATAATTCCTCAAACAAAGGGTGGTGTTGGTAAGTCAACAGTAGCCATGCAAGTTATTGCACCATATTTATACAAAAAACATGGGAAAAAGATAACTTACATAGAAATTGATGATGAAAACAATGACTCAAAGTCTTTTACAAGAACAGAAATAGTAGAAAAAAGAATGCTAGGAACAAACCGTATAAATGAGCTTGATGAACTTATTTTAATGGATGATAATCATGAAGTTATTGTTGATGTTGGGGGAAATAAAACATCGGCTTTGGTTTTAGATGAGATTAAAAAAGTTGGAAGCTTTGGAAATGTTAAATGGATTATTCCTTTGGGAGATGGTGAACTTGATGGAAAAAATGCTATTGCAACAATGAAAAAGATTAGAAAAATTGAGAAAAATCCTGAAGAAAATATGATTTTTGCACTTACAAGAGCAATCTCTATGGAAGAAGATTATTATTCAGAACAATTTATAAACTTTTTTGGACATAAATATCTTGATTCAAATTCTGCAATTTGTGATTTTGTAAAAGATCCAAAATATTTCCCTGTACAAAATGATAAAATTATTACAATGAGTAGATATTTAGGAAGTACAGTTTGGGAAATGGCATACAATAATACAGATTTTGCAAAAAAAGCTATTGAAGCAAAAGAACTTGGAGATTTAGAATCTGCAAGAAAATATCTATTTTTTAGAAGAATTCAAACAGAAGCAAAAGATTATGTATTAAATACTTTAAATAAAATATTTTTTAACTTAGATCAATGGATAGAGATTAAAAAATGA